In one window of Oceanococcus sp. HetDA_MAG_MS8 DNA:
- a CDS encoding sterol desaturase family protein, whose translation MACTDTAALNSYTQAMRAWLSFPSPWLLALFALISAIARTQLAPIVWRDGVLFLAGIALWPWIEWTLHRYVLHMKPIRWGSRTWDLAWSQKHRAHHRSPTDPRLILLPPVLHLVAGSLLFVLAFVSPQPALALSMVCGVALAALNYEWTHFLVHTRVRPRLHYYQSLFRAHRLHHFRNENYWYGFTLTSVDRCLGTGPHADAVERSEHCHDLGISS comes from the coding sequence ATGGCCTGCACGGACACAGCAGCCCTCAATAGCTATACCCAGGCCATGCGCGCCTGGCTCAGTTTTCCCAGCCCTTGGTTGCTCGCATTATTTGCCCTTATAAGCGCCATCGCCCGCACTCAGCTCGCCCCCATAGTGTGGCGTGACGGCGTGTTGTTCCTGGCCGGCATTGCACTCTGGCCATGGATTGAATGGACCTTACATCGCTATGTACTGCATATGAAACCGATCCGTTGGGGCTCACGCACCTGGGATTTGGCATGGTCACAAAAGCATCGCGCACACCACCGATCTCCGACCGATCCCAGGCTGATCCTCCTTCCCCCGGTTTTGCACCTCGTCGCCGGCAGCCTGTTGTTCGTCCTCGCGTTCGTGAGTCCACAGCCGGCCTTAGCGCTGAGTATGGTGTGCGGTGTTGCGCTAGCAGCTTTGAACTATGAGTGGACCCATTTTTTGGTGCATACACGGGTGCGTCCGCGTCTTCACTACTACCAAAGCCTGTTTCGCGCCCATCGCCTGCACCATTTTCGCAATGAAAACTATTGGTATGGCTTTACCCTCACCAGTGTCGACCGTTGCCTGGGGACCGGGCCTCATGCCGATGCGGTAGAGCGCTCGGAGCACTGCCACGACCTGGGCATATCATCCTAA
- a CDS encoding SDR family NAD(P)-dependent oxidoreductase, with amino-acid sequence MKGHIIIVTGAASGLGRCLAQRFANQASAMLIADMNSAGLESLRAELVPHCQVAVVTGDLRQVQTQRSIVEQIHAWGGDLHLLVNNAGITHRSPIKDTDVKVFSEVMTVDWQAPVELTHSLLPAIVKVRGGIINIGSMAGWMPVPGRAAYCAAKAALAQFFEVLRLELKDQGVSVLNVYPSFLATNIEQHALGADGQRAQHRRTSVGRIRDADWMAGRIHRAWQHNKPWLFGDSLSAFGSILWRLWPAQYLRSVRRRFAEELAQSTS; translated from the coding sequence ATGAAAGGCCACATCATTATTGTGACTGGCGCGGCTAGCGGCCTTGGGCGTTGCTTGGCGCAACGTTTTGCCAACCAAGCCAGCGCCATGCTGATCGCCGACATGAATAGCGCCGGGCTGGAGAGCCTGCGCGCGGAGCTAGTGCCGCACTGCCAGGTGGCAGTCGTTACTGGGGACCTGCGCCAAGTCCAGACTCAACGCAGCATTGTTGAGCAAATACACGCCTGGGGCGGAGATTTGCACCTGCTCGTGAACAACGCTGGCATCACGCATCGATCGCCGATCAAAGACACCGATGTCAAAGTTTTCTCAGAAGTGATGACGGTAGATTGGCAGGCTCCAGTAGAACTCACCCATTCCCTGCTCCCGGCCATCGTGAAGGTCCGGGGCGGCATTATTAATATTGGCTCCATGGCGGGCTGGATGCCGGTCCCTGGAAGGGCCGCCTATTGCGCAGCCAAAGCGGCTTTGGCGCAATTTTTTGAAGTGCTAAGGCTGGAGCTGAAAGACCAGGGTGTGAGCGTGCTTAATGTGTATCCATCCTTCCTAGCCACCAATATTGAGCAACATGCCTTGGGAGCAGATGGCCAGCGCGCTCAGCATCGTCGCACCAGCGTTGGTCGTATCCGCGATGCGGATTGGATGGCCGGGCGCATTCACCGGGCCTGGCAACACAACAAGCCCTGGTTGTTCGGAGATAGCCTCAGCGCTTTTGGCAGCATATTGTGGAGGCTCTGGCCTGCGCAGTACCTGCGCAGCGTTCGTCGCCGATTCGCTGAAGAGCTGGCCCAGTCCACCTCTTGA
- a CDS encoding SDR family oxidoreductase — MNILITGAAGYVGSQLGARLAAKHHVIGVDIRPRQNMGFPIQALDIRDPKLEHLLRQESISHVVHLAAVLEDSGDRQRDFDIDVNGSRNVLDCCLQAGVKHLTVTSSGAAYGYHPDSPAWLSENDPLRGNAEFAYSDHKRQVEELLAEYRQQHPQLAQLVLRVGTVLGADTNNLITAVFAQRALIGVRGSDSPFVFIWDQDLVQIIHDGVLQSKAGQFNVAGDGALPLRELAQKLGKPYLALPPWLLRSALRLGQLLGLGRYGPEQVRFLQYRPVLANTALKTSFGYTPQKTSAEVFAYFVEHARSRGRL; from the coding sequence TTGAATATTTTGATCACTGGGGCCGCAGGATATGTGGGCTCGCAACTGGGCGCTCGGCTCGCCGCAAAGCATCATGTCATCGGTGTGGATATCCGCCCACGCCAGAACATGGGTTTCCCAATACAGGCTCTGGATATTCGTGACCCCAAACTGGAGCACTTGCTGCGGCAGGAATCCATCAGCCATGTGGTGCACCTCGCCGCTGTATTGGAGGACTCTGGAGATCGCCAACGCGACTTCGATATCGACGTCAACGGTAGCCGCAATGTCTTGGACTGCTGCCTGCAGGCGGGAGTGAAGCACCTCACGGTGACCAGTTCCGGAGCCGCCTATGGATATCACCCTGACTCTCCGGCATGGTTGAGCGAAAATGACCCGCTGCGGGGGAATGCCGAGTTTGCTTACTCCGATCACAAGCGACAGGTGGAAGAGCTCCTCGCCGAGTACCGTCAGCAGCATCCTCAATTGGCCCAATTGGTATTGCGTGTAGGAACCGTGCTTGGTGCCGACACGAACAACCTAATCACCGCCGTATTCGCGCAGCGTGCCCTGATTGGCGTGCGTGGAAGCGACTCGCCTTTTGTGTTTATTTGGGATCAGGACTTAGTTCAAATCATCCATGACGGAGTGCTCCAATCCAAGGCCGGCCAGTTTAATGTGGCTGGTGACGGCGCCCTCCCCCTGCGCGAACTCGCTCAAAAGCTGGGCAAGCCCTACTTGGCTTTACCGCCTTGGCTGCTCCGCAGTGCCTTGCGCTTAGGCCAACTTCTAGGCCTCGGCCGCTATGGCCCAGAGCAAGTGCGCTTTTTGCAGTATCGCCCCGTTCTGGCCAACACCGCGCTAAAAACGAGCTTCGGTTACACCCCGCAAAAAACCTCAGCTGAGGTCTTTGCCTATTTTGTGGAGCATGCACGTTCGCGAGGCAGGCTATGA
- a CDS encoding bile acid:sodium symporter family protein encodes MAQAQLALDAKDLILLNGAIALMMFGASMQIRFADFRRLISNPQAPMIGLFAQFVLLPGATTLLVCGAAIPAEVGLGMILVSCCPGGTFSNIMTWLGRGDLPTSITMTAVSSTAAIVLTPLNFAFYGSLNPHTRALLEEVHIAPLEVLALIAVVLGLPLLLGMLFARRWPQWAKAADRPMRALSLLIFFTLVALAFQRNLGLLREALSLVIPLVIVHNSLALILGAAAAKLAGLSRPQGRAVTMEVGIQNSALGLSLLLTFFPHANGMLLIAACWGIWHLISGLSLAGYWARSAP; translated from the coding sequence ATGGCGCAAGCCCAACTCGCCCTAGATGCAAAGGATCTGATACTACTCAACGGCGCCATCGCCCTCATGATGTTTGGCGCCAGTATGCAGATTCGCTTTGCCGACTTTAGGCGCCTGATCAGCAACCCGCAGGCCCCTATGATTGGCTTGTTCGCCCAGTTTGTATTGCTCCCAGGAGCAACAACGCTGCTGGTCTGTGGGGCGGCCATTCCCGCAGAGGTCGGGCTCGGCATGATTCTGGTGTCCTGCTGCCCTGGCGGCACCTTTTCCAACATCATGACGTGGTTAGGCCGTGGAGATTTGCCCACCTCCATCACGATGACCGCGGTGTCCTCAACGGCAGCCATTGTTCTCACACCGCTGAACTTTGCCTTTTATGGTTCGCTCAATCCGCATACGCGCGCGCTGTTGGAAGAGGTCCATATTGCCCCTTTAGAGGTGTTGGCCCTCATTGCGGTGGTGCTGGGGCTGCCCCTATTGCTAGGCATGTTGTTCGCACGCCGTTGGCCACAGTGGGCCAAAGCGGCCGATCGACCCATGCGCGCCCTATCGCTGCTTATTTTTTTCACGTTGGTCGCCCTCGCCTTTCAGCGTAATCTCGGATTACTGCGGGAGGCGCTTAGCCTGGTGATTCCTCTGGTCATCGTGCACAACAGCCTGGCCCTCATACTCGGAGCAGCCGCGGCAAAGCTGGCCGGCTTAAGCCGGCCGCAGGGTCGCGCCGTCACTATGGAGGTCGGCATTCAAAACTCGGCCTTAGGGCTAAGCCTACTGTTGACCTTCTTTCCGCATGCCAATGGAATGCTGCTCATTGCCGCCTGCTGGGGTATTTGGCATTTGATCTCCGGGCTGAGCCTGGCCGGTTATTGGGCAAGGAGTGCGCCTTGA
- a CDS encoding NAD(P)-binding domain-containing protein, whose amino-acid sequence MYAVIGAGPMGLSMARNLQKQGLPFIGFEIHSDVGGLWDITSPTSTMYESAHLISSKGMTEFAEFPMAEDVATYPHHSELRQYFRDYAKHFNLYPHFRFNTEVLSLSRSDTGWVVTSRSEGQELRQSFQGVMLCNGTLHKPHKPALPGDFDGHVMHSADYKSPEVFHGQRVLIVGCGNSGADIAVDAVHHANSVDMSVRRGYYFLPKFLKGQAIDTLGGVVSLPRPLKQRIDAALIRAAVGRPSDYGFPDPDYRLYESHPVMNTLLLHHAGHGDVGVRPAISAVQGSTVQFSDGSEADYDLILQATGYELDYPFVDSAELHWQGAAPQLYMNIFHPEHDDIFMLGMVEASGLGWEGRNQQAALVATYLKALDQKTPAAAHFKKHKQQHADKRLDGGYAYLPLDRMAYYVNKASYLKALNKHLRQLSKGLAATPSHSRARAA is encoded by the coding sequence ATGTACGCAGTCATTGGTGCTGGCCCCATGGGTCTGAGCATGGCGCGCAACCTTCAAAAACAAGGCCTGCCCTTTATTGGGTTTGAGATCCATTCGGATGTCGGTGGCTTGTGGGACATCACTTCGCCCACTAGCACCATGTACGAGTCAGCCCACCTGATTTCATCCAAGGGCATGACCGAGTTCGCCGAGTTCCCTATGGCTGAGGATGTGGCGACCTATCCACATCATTCTGAATTGCGGCAGTACTTTCGCGATTACGCCAAGCATTTCAACCTGTACCCGCATTTTCGCTTTAACACGGAAGTGCTGAGCCTGAGCCGTAGTGACACCGGCTGGGTGGTCACTTCACGCAGCGAGGGGCAGGAGCTGCGGCAATCATTTCAGGGTGTGATGTTATGTAATGGCACGCTACACAAGCCCCACAAACCCGCGCTGCCCGGTGATTTTGACGGCCATGTGATGCACTCCGCAGACTACAAATCGCCAGAGGTCTTTCATGGCCAGCGCGTGCTGATTGTGGGCTGTGGCAACTCCGGCGCAGACATTGCCGTGGATGCCGTTCACCACGCCAACAGTGTGGATATGTCGGTACGCCGTGGCTACTACTTCCTACCCAAGTTCCTCAAGGGCCAAGCCATCGACACCTTGGGCGGCGTGGTGAGTTTGCCGCGCCCCCTCAAGCAACGCATCGATGCCGCGCTGATTCGCGCCGCTGTAGGCCGACCTTCGGATTACGGCTTTCCCGATCCGGATTACCGTTTGTACGAGTCCCACCCGGTCATGAACACCTTGCTTTTGCACCATGCCGGACATGGCGATGTGGGCGTCAGGCCGGCCATAAGCGCGGTGCAAGGCAGCACAGTGCAGTTTAGCGATGGTAGCGAAGCCGACTACGACCTGATCTTGCAGGCGACGGGTTATGAGCTGGACTACCCCTTCGTAGATTCCGCCGAGTTGCATTGGCAAGGTGCCGCGCCCCAGCTGTACATGAATATCTTCCATCCAGAGCATGACGACATCTTCATGCTTGGCATGGTGGAAGCGTCCGGACTGGGCTGGGAAGGACGCAACCAACAAGCAGCCTTGGTTGCCACCTACCTCAAAGCCCTGGATCAGAAAACGCCGGCAGCTGCACACTTCAAAAAACACAAGCAGCAGCATGCTGACAAGCGTTTGGACGGTGGCTATGCCTACTTGCCACTCGATCGCATGGCCTACTACGTCAACAAGGCGAGCTATCTCAAGGCCTTAAACAAGCATCTGCGCCAGCTCAGTAAGGGTTTAGCAGCAACACCCAGTCACAGCCGAGCACGGGCGGCTTGA
- a CDS encoding NADPH-dependent 2,4-dienoyl-CoA reductase, whose product MSTPYPHLLAPLDLGHTTLKNRVVMGSMHTGLEDRLWHRNKLAAYFAERAKGGVGLMITGGFNPNRAGWFYPFAGSMLNYADALSHIPVTRAVHKAGGKICLQLLHAGRYSYHPLSRSASNKKSPINPFKPKAMSTREVEKTVRDFAKAAKLAKLGGYDGVEIMGSEGYLINQFTAPRTNDRTDKYGGSVDNRLRFPTEIVEAVRKACGDDFIIVYRLSMLELVPNGCTRDEVIQLARQVEAAGASLINTGIGWHEARIPTIVTSVPRAAFVDATAQVKDAVDIPVIASNRINMPDVAEDILAQGKADMVSMARPMLADAEFVNKAAAGRTDEINTCIACNQACLDHTFQLKRASCLVNPRACHETELVYKPVGSSKNVAVVGAGPAGLSAATVLAERGHSVTLFDASDRIGGQFNMAARIPGKEEFWETIRYFKKRLELTGVKVVLNRRVTAEELVKEGFDEVVVATGVTPRMPPIPGIDHPKVRSYVEVLRDGAEVGQKVAIIGAGGIGFDVGEFLSHAGAHGEPVSTPEWMREWGVDLETMNPGGLVQAQPDPSPRQIYLLQRKTSQLGKGLGKTSGWVHRATLKSKRVQMVAGANYDRIDDAGLTITVNGKQQTLDVDHVVVCAGQESLRELYPEDGKLGSTQFHLIGGADLAAELDAKRAIRQGAELAAKI is encoded by the coding sequence ATGAGTACGCCTTACCCGCACCTACTGGCGCCCCTAGATTTGGGGCATACCACTTTGAAGAACCGTGTTGTGATGGGGTCCATGCACACGGGACTGGAAGATCGCTTGTGGCATCGCAACAAGCTGGCAGCGTATTTTGCTGAGCGGGCCAAAGGCGGCGTCGGCCTCATGATCACCGGTGGTTTCAACCCTAACCGCGCGGGTTGGTTCTACCCCTTCGCTGGCAGCATGCTGAATTACGCGGACGCACTCAGCCATATTCCGGTGACGCGGGCGGTGCATAAAGCCGGCGGCAAAATCTGCTTGCAGCTACTCCACGCTGGTCGCTACTCCTATCACCCCTTATCGCGCTCCGCCTCTAATAAGAAGTCGCCGATCAACCCGTTTAAACCCAAAGCGATGAGCACGCGCGAAGTGGAAAAAACCGTGCGCGACTTCGCCAAGGCCGCCAAGCTGGCCAAGCTGGGTGGCTACGACGGCGTGGAAATCATGGGGAGTGAGGGCTATCTCATTAACCAGTTTACGGCTCCACGTACCAATGACCGAACGGATAAATATGGTGGGTCGGTCGACAACCGTTTGCGCTTCCCAACCGAAATTGTGGAAGCCGTGCGTAAGGCCTGCGGGGACGACTTCATCATCGTGTATCGATTGTCCATGCTGGAGCTTGTGCCCAACGGCTGCACCCGCGACGAAGTCATTCAATTAGCCCGCCAAGTTGAGGCAGCTGGTGCCAGCCTCATCAACACCGGTATAGGTTGGCATGAGGCCCGGATTCCAACCATCGTAACCTCGGTGCCCCGAGCAGCCTTTGTCGATGCCACCGCCCAGGTTAAAGACGCTGTAGATATCCCGGTAATCGCCTCGAATCGCATCAACATGCCCGACGTTGCCGAAGACATCTTGGCCCAAGGCAAGGCCGACATGGTATCGATGGCGCGACCCATGCTGGCCGATGCGGAATTCGTGAATAAAGCGGCCGCCGGTCGCACAGACGAGATCAATACTTGTATTGCCTGCAACCAGGCCTGCTTAGACCACACCTTCCAGCTCAAACGCGCGTCCTGCTTGGTCAACCCCCGCGCCTGCCATGAGACCGAGCTGGTCTACAAACCGGTAGGCTCCTCTAAGAATGTCGCCGTCGTAGGCGCCGGTCCTGCCGGACTATCAGCGGCCACGGTATTGGCCGAACGCGGCCATAGTGTGACGCTGTTCGACGCCAGCGACCGCATTGGCGGGCAATTCAACATGGCTGCCCGCATACCCGGCAAGGAAGAGTTCTGGGAAACCATCCGCTATTTCAAAAAGCGTCTTGAGCTCACTGGGGTCAAGGTGGTTCTGAACCGCAGGGTTACGGCCGAGGAGTTGGTGAAGGAAGGCTTCGATGAGGTGGTTGTGGCCACCGGTGTGACTCCGCGGATGCCGCCTATTCCGGGCATCGACCACCCTAAAGTACGCTCTTATGTCGAAGTCCTCCGGGATGGTGCCGAGGTTGGCCAGAAGGTGGCCATCATTGGTGCCGGCGGTATCGGTTTTGACGTGGGTGAGTTTTTGTCACACGCCGGCGCGCATGGGGAGCCCGTATCCACACCCGAGTGGATGCGCGAATGGGGCGTGGACTTGGAGACCATGAATCCAGGCGGTTTGGTGCAGGCTCAGCCTGATCCTTCGCCGCGGCAAATCTATTTGCTCCAGCGTAAGACCAGCCAGCTTGGCAAGGGCCTAGGCAAAACCAGTGGCTGGGTGCACCGCGCCACACTCAAATCTAAGCGGGTCCAAATGGTGGCCGGAGCCAACTATGACCGCATCGACGATGCTGGACTCACCATTACGGTGAATGGCAAGCAACAAACTTTGGATGTAGACCATGTGGTGGTCTGCGCCGGACAGGAGTCATTACGCGAGCTCTATCCGGAGGACGGCAAGCTGGGCTCAACCCAGTTCCATCTCATCGGCGGAGCCGATTTGGCCGCAGAACTCGATGCCAAGCGCGCCATCCGCCAGGGAGCGGAGTTAGCCGCAAAAATTTGA
- a CDS encoding TetR/AcrR family transcriptional regulator, which produces MSKSTAYHHGNLRAVLLEQGQTLLRSEGVDGLSLRKLGERAGVSRMAPYHHFGDKHGLLCALATRGFEELDALMEPLRQDQLSPTVVVEFVQSYLRFATLEPERYELMFGRRIWKLAQPTPELRRTAYATFKAYTECMGRLNPRLSSTQALRLAQASWATVHGLCRLQIDGVYVDADDMAEVSRVAVQRMFRDMGH; this is translated from the coding sequence ATGTCCAAATCCACCGCGTACCACCATGGCAACTTGCGCGCCGTGCTCTTGGAGCAAGGTCAGACTTTGCTGCGCTCGGAAGGCGTTGATGGCTTAAGCCTGCGCAAGTTGGGAGAGCGCGCCGGAGTTTCCCGGATGGCGCCCTATCATCACTTTGGCGACAAACACGGATTGCTGTGTGCGCTTGCCACCCGCGGTTTCGAGGAGTTGGATGCCCTCATGGAACCGCTACGCCAGGATCAACTCAGCCCCACCGTTGTGGTGGAGTTCGTGCAGAGCTATTTACGCTTTGCCACCCTCGAGCCCGAGCGCTACGAACTGATGTTCGGGCGGCGCATCTGGAAGCTCGCTCAGCCTACACCAGAGCTTCGTCGCACGGCTTATGCCACATTCAAGGCTTACACCGAGTGTATGGGCCGACTCAACCCTCGCTTGTCGAGCACGCAGGCGCTTCGTCTGGCTCAGGCCAGCTGGGCCACGGTGCATGGGCTGTGCCGATTGCAGATCGACGGCGTCTACGTGGACGCCGATGATATGGCTGAGGTCAGCCGTGTCGCGGTTCAAAGAATGTTCCGCGATATGGGTCATTGA
- the bchE gene encoding magnesium-protoporphyrin IX monomethyl ester anaerobic oxidative cyclase — translation MRICLIHPNYHSGGAEIAGSWPPAWVAYIAGALKAAGYNDVHFIDAMTDHLSPEDLRSKLLELQPDVVGTTAITPSIYVAEETLQVAQEAVPQAVRILGGIHATFMYKQVLSEAPWVDVIVRGEGEEIIVNVVRSIEQGRLADEREVIHGIAFRDGQDIIATPAAPTVKDLDGITPDWSLLNWEQYTYVPLNRRVAIPNMARGCPFTCSFCSQWKFWRDYRVRDPIKVVDEIETLVNDHGVGFFILADEEPTIHRKKFIQFCEELIRRGLPERVQWGINTRVTDIMRDKKLLGLYRRAGLVHVSLGTEAAAQLKLDRFNKETKVEENKEAIRLLREADIFVEAQFIVGLDNETPETLEETYRMAWDWQPDLANWAMYTPWPFTSLFQDLGDKVEIFDFEKYNFVTPIMKPQSMSRSELLDGVMKNYRRFYMRKALFHYPWRGTGYRRRYLLGCLKAFLMAGFKRSFYDLGKVNYWGPQSKGRVDFHFDRSRKIASAQMEDWQSSQDIAAQKRAAKASQGVEFPLEAMPKACGGGAQQMSEATLTRLEP, via the coding sequence ATGCGCATTTGTCTTATCCATCCCAACTATCACTCGGGTGGAGCCGAAATCGCTGGTAGCTGGCCTCCGGCCTGGGTGGCATATATTGCCGGCGCCCTTAAAGCTGCGGGTTACAACGATGTGCATTTCATTGATGCCATGACCGACCATCTCAGCCCTGAGGACCTGCGCTCAAAACTGCTTGAGCTACAACCTGATGTTGTAGGCACAACGGCAATTACACCGTCGATATACGTCGCCGAAGAAACCCTGCAGGTGGCGCAGGAGGCTGTGCCCCAGGCCGTCCGGATTCTGGGGGGCATCCACGCAACCTTTATGTACAAGCAGGTGCTCTCCGAGGCCCCATGGGTGGATGTGATTGTGCGCGGGGAAGGCGAAGAAATTATTGTCAATGTGGTCCGCAGTATTGAGCAGGGCCGCCTTGCCGATGAAAGGGAGGTCATTCATGGCATTGCCTTTAGAGATGGTCAGGACATCATCGCCACCCCGGCCGCACCCACGGTGAAAGATCTAGACGGAATCACTCCGGATTGGTCCTTACTGAATTGGGAGCAGTACACCTACGTACCCCTCAATCGACGGGTCGCCATCCCCAATATGGCCCGTGGCTGCCCATTTACTTGCTCCTTTTGTTCGCAGTGGAAGTTCTGGCGCGACTACCGGGTGCGTGACCCGATCAAAGTGGTGGATGAGATCGAAACGTTGGTGAACGACCACGGGGTTGGTTTTTTCATCTTGGCCGATGAGGAACCCACTATTCACCGGAAAAAGTTCATTCAATTCTGTGAAGAGTTGATTCGGCGTGGCTTGCCCGAACGGGTGCAATGGGGCATCAACACCCGAGTCACCGACATCATGCGCGATAAAAAGCTGTTGGGGCTGTACCGCAGAGCCGGTCTGGTGCATGTGTCTTTGGGTACCGAGGCTGCCGCTCAGCTCAAGCTGGATCGATTCAATAAGGAAACCAAGGTCGAGGAAAACAAAGAGGCGATTCGCTTGCTACGCGAGGCGGATATCTTTGTGGAAGCACAGTTCATTGTGGGCTTGGATAACGAAACCCCAGAAACGCTGGAGGAAACCTATCGCATGGCTTGGGATTGGCAGCCTGACCTTGCCAATTGGGCCATGTACACACCATGGCCTTTCACCAGCTTGTTCCAAGATCTGGGCGACAAGGTGGAGATTTTCGACTTCGAAAAATACAACTTCGTCACGCCCATCATGAAGCCGCAGTCCATGAGCCGCTCTGAACTGCTGGATGGGGTGATGAAGAATTACAGGCGCTTCTACATGCGCAAGGCTTTATTCCATTACCCCTGGCGCGGTACTGGTTATCGTCGCCGGTACTTGTTGGGCTGCCTGAAAGCCTTCTTGATGGCTGGCTTCAAACGCAGTTTCTACGACCTGGGCAAGGTGAATTATTGGGGGCCACAATCCAAGGGCCGGGTGGATTTCCATTTTGACCGTTCGCGAAAGATTGCGTCGGCGCAGATGGAGGATTGGCAGTCCAGCCAGGATATTGCGGCGCAGAAACGGGCGGCGAAAGCCTCTCAGGGAGTGGAGTTCCCGCTGGAGGCGATGCCCAAAGCATGCGGCGGCGGCGCGCAGCAAATGAGCGAGGCCACCTTAACGCGATTGGAGCCTTGA
- the bchJ gene encoding bacteriochlorophyll 4-vinyl reductase — protein sequence MAAAEAAIGPNAILQLLPVVSERLGPGAADCLLLRAGLQSAPDPAAGLMPELPVIRMLQALRSSWPSVAPGIQALAGERTAEYLLAHRIPRPVQLLLRSLPSRLSAALLSKAIASNAWTFCGSGEFKYAMWPWPSFEIANNPLVRGESSQTPLCVWHQSVFLTLFDRLCGGGWLVRETQCGAQGAACCRFELRR from the coding sequence GTGGCCGCTGCGGAAGCCGCTATTGGCCCAAACGCTATTTTGCAATTGCTCCCTGTTGTGAGCGAAAGACTAGGGCCAGGAGCAGCGGACTGTTTGCTGTTACGCGCCGGATTACAAAGCGCTCCTGATCCGGCCGCTGGTCTTATGCCCGAATTGCCGGTGATACGCATGCTCCAGGCGCTACGTAGTAGCTGGCCCAGCGTAGCCCCTGGGATTCAGGCCTTGGCGGGTGAGCGAACGGCTGAATATTTACTTGCCCATCGTATTCCGCGGCCAGTACAGCTGCTGCTACGCAGCCTTCCGTCCCGCCTCTCCGCCGCGCTGTTGAGCAAAGCCATTGCCAGCAACGCTTGGACTTTCTGCGGTTCCGGTGAGTTCAAATATGCCATGTGGCCATGGCCCAGCTTTGAGATTGCCAATAACCCCTTGGTCCGCGGCGAAAGTTCCCAAACTCCTCTGTGCGTGTGGCACCAAAGCGTGTTCTTAACCTTGTTCGATCGCCTATGTGGTGGAGGATGGTTGGTGCGGGAAACCCAATGTGGGGCACAAGGCGCTGCCTGCTGCCGCTTTGAGCTCCGCCGTTAG
- a CDS encoding acyl-CoA desaturase produces MRESFAAELDALYQHHLADRGTADRQYLLRLLTFRNGLEWVARLGLFASLALLPQWGHAFASATGFWLLLSLSVVGLALAKILDNMEIGHNILHGQWDWMNDPKIRSDRWEWDHACPSSQWRHSHNVEHHTWTNVLGMDRDIGYGMLRVTDHQRWHPFYLLQPLNVVLMAVFFEWFIALHDLNIARILKGKQDPQKTRAILGEIKRKARRQIVKDYLLWPLLAGPFFGIILGANVAANVLRNIWTFVIIFCGHFPAGVHHFRKADIAGESRGQWYHRQILGSCNIRGGRLFHILSGNLSHQIEHHLFPDLPSNRYPLVAPKVEDICQRYGVPYNAAGFTRQLGTTLLQLLRLTLPSPRPRRVQPA; encoded by the coding sequence ATGAGGGAGTCCTTCGCGGCGGAGCTAGATGCCCTCTATCAACACCATCTCGCAGACCGTGGAACGGCAGACCGGCAGTACCTACTCCGTCTGCTCACGTTTCGGAATGGCCTGGAGTGGGTGGCTCGCTTGGGCCTGTTTGCCAGCCTGGCTTTGCTTCCGCAATGGGGGCATGCCTTTGCCAGCGCGACCGGCTTTTGGCTGCTTCTCTCACTGAGCGTCGTTGGCCTGGCTTTGGCGAAGATCCTGGACAACATGGAAATTGGCCACAACATTCTGCATGGCCAGTGGGATTGGATGAACGACCCCAAGATTCGCTCGGACCGCTGGGAATGGGACCATGCCTGCCCCTCATCGCAATGGCGGCATTCCCACAATGTAGAACATCACACCTGGACCAATGTTCTAGGGATGGATCGCGATATTGGTTATGGAATGTTGCGAGTCACCGACCACCAGCGCTGGCATCCCTTTTATTTATTGCAGCCGCTCAATGTAGTTTTGATGGCCGTGTTCTTCGAGTGGTTCATTGCGCTTCACGATCTCAACATCGCCAGAATTCTCAAGGGCAAACAAGACCCCCAAAAAACCCGCGCCATACTCGGTGAAATCAAGCGCAAGGCCCGCCGTCAAATTGTTAAGGACTATCTGCTGTGGCCGCTACTCGCCGGGCCATTCTTCGGCATCATCCTCGGCGCTAATGTCGCGGCCAATGTCCTGCGCAACATCTGGACCTTCGTCATTATTTTCTGTGGCCACTTCCCCGCAGGCGTGCATCACTTTCGCAAGGCGGACATTGCTGGTGAGTCCCGTGGACAGTGGTACCACCGTCAGATTCTTGGCTCCTGCAACATCCGCGGCGGTCGGCTCTTTCATATCCTCAGCGGTAATCTGAGCCATCAGATTGAGCACCACCTCTTCCCGGACCTACCTTCTAACCGCTACCCACTTGTGGCGCCTAAGGTCGAGGACATCTGTCAGCGCTACGGCGTTCCTTACAATGCCGCAGGCTTCACCCGCCAACTTGGGACGACCCTGTTGCAACTGCTACGCCTCACCTTGCCCAGCCCAAGGCCCAGACGGGTGCAACCTGCATAA